tactgtgcagtcaCTATCATCACTTTCCCCCTCTTGGCCATCCATACGCTGCTCtttgtttggccaaaggttttcatccaTGTCACAGCTgatattttcccttgcaatggtgcgagggggaaaaaatggtctgAATGTCTCAACCGTCCTCTACACTGATCCCCTGTGATATGcttgactaattttgacaattgaacagataATTTTGCACAATATGACTTACACACCGAAATCCtgatgacatgttttggagaggacagccattagactgaaaaacaactaatccagttcgatcagcaagatctatccattcggaaaatgtgctaaaagtgggcacattgtgctaactgtaggctaaatgtacacaaccctTTGCACAGATCCAATTGTAGGGTAGTTTTGGAATTTGTCCATGGTatcttgaaaatgtcatcttggtttcaagaaatgtgccaaacctatagAGATAAACTGTAATAAAGTATTGTGGTAGTgaatgtggaatatgagttaagcagcaaaatgcagcatttattttatcaagataagaaggcggccattttgccacttgaaaatgacataattgttggtcaggtctcaggcaacaaccaatcagagctcaacTTCGGAAAATaggtcagctgtgattggtcaatgccttcgccctgagcaactgtgatgtcatcttcagtcgacagcaaatggcaaaatggctgccccctgattTGGATCCAAACGTCTGCAATTTGCGttatcaatcagaatgtcatgtttagactagtgagatcacatagAGCATATTATAGACATTTTTCACAAAACCCGTAAGTTAAGTGATCGTTGTGTGCTCCAACTTCCGGTGTCGTTCACAGCGACTGTAACAATAGtgcaggcaaaaaataaaagccattgACGAGTGCATGGGTGGATGGACGGATATGTTTTCATTTAAGTCGTTTATCTActtttgcaaattttttaaattgttatggAAGATGCGTGTCATTGATgatgtttgtgtgttgtgtacttttttcttttttgttttaagtttacatatgcatttatttatttattttgcttcaCGTTATAACAGGTGTACCCCTAAGgttttttgtatacattttagaCTTAAGGGTTgtcaaatccagttccagaaagaaaagccacagtttggctttaaccacaggtgctgtggctaaagccaaattgagGCATGAGGTTTTTACATTCTGTACTTGGATTTAACGCCTCTGCAGACTTATATTTGTAACACCGCCCTCTGTTGACAACTTCGGGAGTCAATCAGTGATCTCTTGTTTTCAGGATTTGTGATTGCAGAAGCAAAACAACCCCCACAATTTCATTGTCATAATCAATTTGAAAGACATTTGATacgttttgtaaaaataaaaaaacattaaaagtacATGTCATTTTAGGGGAACTTCaacatccctaaaaaaaaaggcctactGACACCACTGCAATGTGTTTTACAAGTAAATTCATCTTTTTGAGGAtgcaaatgttgcaaaaaatgtTACGAGTCATTAAGGTTAGCATTTGTTAGCATCTGATGCGAGCATATTTGATTATGCTGGCATACTGTTAATGCTATTGCCTGGAATTCACAATGCCTATTTCTCTTGTTAATTCATGTTGTAgacaatacatttttgggtggtATTTGAAGGCTgctttatttctttacattatgATTCTAGGTAGAAAAGGTTGTTAGGTGGACGTTTAGCACGGTTCTAATGATGTTCATCTACTTTTCTACTTTTgacaacatttacaaaaaaaagagaaagtggaAGCTCATTCAGCCAATGACGAGTCCTGGTATATGCTGGGATGCTTTTATTATTGAATGGTAACATGTGGTGGTAGCAGTGAGTGCTTATGATGGTTGAACAAAAAGTTGCATTAGCGCTTACAATAGAATTGAGTTCCAAAAAACACTACATTAAacagaataaaacaataatgaaaaagaaaaaaagtagtaatgAGGGAAGTCCCAGGCAGAGCACATGGCCGTCGGTTGAGGGCAGTTGCCGATACTTCTCAttttgaaaaaactttttttttaatgagatggCCAATAAgagatttgttttctttgactCTCTGACTGCATCAGAGCCAAAATGCTGgcaatttgtttttgtagaaCCAAGATGAACATTTGACTTCAAGTGTCAATTTGGAAAAGTTGATTTGCTGTTGAGATCTTGAGGGAGCCAAATAGTTTTCGGTGGACTTGAGGTGACGTGCCGCTGAGCCTGGGAGCtccttgcactttttttttttaataaccatctgaaaacaaacatgtctATCATGTAAATAGAAAGCAAAAAAGAGacctttaacatgttgcaaatccaAAAAGCAAGTTAGTACTATTCCAAATTTTGACGCCAATGTTTACTGCGACGGTTGacgtgaaaacaggaagtagcggCTCCGATTTTGCGGCGATCACATGAGCTGGACGTACATCAGACCCACGTCCCCCCCACCGATGCTTTGTGGGAAGTAGCTGGAGCACGGCTGGTGAAAGAGGaatataattatttgtcctctttgcgtgttccaaaacttgaagacagatttaatgtaagaaaaaacacctttgcaaaaatgaatttaatctaacagagatctctggacatcgtgacatgctccgaacatcacataacaggtggaacttcagagtgccgaatgtgtctcttccgcgtgtaaaatggcttcttatagttaaaaccgactgcctctctttcatttgtagacaaaacatactctctgggtacttttccatgagcgatggcgaaaacagagtcaggggtgcgtgttcaaaacagattctgttctcaaggaccaaatgtgttttcccacagagaaggaacttctagaccaaataatatgtcccagcttaaggtcaaattatactgagctcATCACTACCtgctatccacgtccacaaaacatttcgacaaggttaatataaagaattaaaatgttaacaatgtataacaatggttaatatatgaaaataaagaatttaaatgttaataatatctaacactggACGGGCTCGCGATGGGCTGAATCCAGCCAGTAAGCGCCGTCCACGCTCATGTGGAAACGCTCTGCCTCGCAGCTGATGACAATCGAAAGACCAACAAGAGGGCCGGCAGCGTCAACATGTTGCTCGTGATCCACCAAACGGGATTTTGGACGGGCGGCTGTCACGTTTGTTACCTCAAAGTCACGTTGCGGTACAAAGGGGAAGTCCTCCTGCGTCTCCCCCTGGACTTTCCAGCTGACCAAGCTGTTGGAGTTGAGCGTGGTGTTTTGTGTTTGGAGGTCAGGGAGCCCGGTCAGCACCGGGCCATCGTCTGCACGCAGGCTGAAGGTAAAACTGCCCAGACACAAACAAGTGGCCAGGTGACGTGAGGCCACATGTGCCCACGTGCGCTTACGTACCTCTTTGCCGCCTCTCTGACTCGTCCTTGGATGGCGATGCAGCGTCCAACGCCTAAAAGGCCAGAAAAGTCAGCTAGGAATTCATCCTGCGCACCAGCACAAACGATTTGTAAGACACGACAACAATAAGGACGCGGGAATTCATTTCAACTCACTTGCTTGCTGCGTGTACAAAGTAAGCATGCTGGAAGCGTCCATGTTGTTGGCCGTGGATGCCGGATGGGACGTCACCTTGTGCTGGTGTTGGTTGGAGGGCACGACAAGGAAGGCAAGGAGGAGGAGTGGGGGGGTAGGTTGGCTGAGGAGGAGTAGAGGGGTTGTCTGCTGGGATCCAATGCATTTAAAAGGAGTACGCATATTAAAAGACAAACATGCAAATGTTCAGTTATTGGTAATGCACTTCCCCGTTTGTCCATGAGGTGACAGCCCCAAATCAAGATGTGGACTCACCCAATGTGCTCTTGCAGATGTAGATCCACTGTCTGTCACATTTAAGGTCGTTCAAGAAACCATTGGACAACATCTCAAAACAGAATTCATCATATTGGTTATTTGGTTCCCCAtgtgtttggtgccatcttaaggttaaacactgagataaacacaatttggctgtttgccctctcattacacgagaagTTACACCTGTTGGATTACCTTTTAACATTTCAAAGTTGCAAGACGAGCAGAGGATAGCAAACAGTTCGCCTCAAGGAAAACATTGTCGCCAATACCAGTTTGGTCTTGAAAAGTAATTGATACTCCAGTGATGactattttgtcaaataaaaccGACTGCAGTCTTTT
This portion of the Vanacampus margaritifer isolate UIUO_Vmar chromosome 4, RoL_Vmar_1.0, whole genome shotgun sequence genome encodes:
- the LOC144050855 gene encoding uncharacterized protein LOC144050855 isoform X4 gives rise to the protein MRTPFKCIGSQQTTPLLLLSQPTPPLLLLAFLVVPSNQHQHKVTSHPASTANNMDASSMLTLYTQQASVGRCIAIQGRVREAAKSFTFSLRADDGPVLTGLPDLQTQNTTLNSNSLVSWKVQGETQEDFPFVPQRDFEVTNVTAARPKSRLVDHEQHVDAAGPLVGLSIVISCEAERFHMSVDGAYWLDSAHREPVQC
- the LOC144050855 gene encoding uncharacterized protein LOC144050855 isoform X1; the encoded protein is MLKGNPTGVTSRVMRGQTAKLCLSQCLTLRWHQTHGEPNNQYDEFCFEMLSNGFLNDLKCDRQWIYICKSTLDNPSTPPQPTYPPTPPPCLPCRALQPTPAQGDVPSGIHGQQHGRFQHAYFVHAASKRWTLHRHPRTSQRGGKEVRKRTWAHVASRHLATCLCLGSFTFSLRADDGPVLTGLPDLQTQNTTLNSNSLVSWKVQGETQEDFPFVPQRDFEVTNVTAARPKSRLVDHEQHVDAAGPLVGLSIVISCEAERFHMSVDGAYWLDSAHREPVQC
- the LOC144050855 gene encoding uncharacterized protein LOC144050855 isoform X3 — protein: MLSNGFLNDLKCDRQWIYICKSTLDNPSTPPQPTYPPTPPPCLPCRALQPTPAQGDVPSGIHGQQHGRFQHAYFVHAASKRWTLHRHPRTSQRGGKEVRKRTWAHVASRHLATCLCLGSFTFSLRADDGPVLTGLPDLQTQNTTLNSNSLVSWKVQGETQEDFPFVPQRDFEVTNVTAARPKSRLVDHEQHVDAAGPLVGLSIVISCEAERFHMSVDGAYWLDSAHREPVQC
- the LOC144050855 gene encoding uncharacterized protein LOC144050855 isoform X2 — encoded protein: MLKGNPTGVTSRVMRGQTAKLCLSQCLTLRWHQTHGEPNNQYDEFCFEMLSNGFLNDLKCDRQWIYICKSTLDNPSTPPQPTYPPTPPPCLPCRALQPTPAQGDVPSGIHGQQHGRFQHAYFVHAASKRWTLHRHPRTSQRGGKEVRKRTWAHVASRHLATCLCLGSFTFSLRADDGPVLTGLPDLQTQNTTLNSNSLVSWKVQGETQEDFPFVPQRDFEPCSSYFPQSIGGGDVGLMYVQLM